From Pseudomonas alcaligenes, a single genomic window includes:
- a CDS encoding Fur family transcriptional regulator — protein sequence MFKPLTSNTPLACLPHDHSHCVSSALAEAEALCAKQGTRLTALRKRVLELVWQSHKPLGAYDILGVLSEEDGRRAAPPTVYRALDFLLENGLVHRIASLNAFIGCIHPGELHQGQFLICKTCHTAIELEQAAIRDAIVQSASEVGFAVESQTVEIVGLCAGCREPQ from the coding sequence ATGTTCAAGCCACTGACCAGCAACACGCCCCTGGCCTGTCTGCCGCACGACCACTCGCACTGCGTCAGCAGCGCCCTGGCCGAGGCCGAAGCGCTGTGCGCCAAGCAGGGCACGCGCCTGACCGCCCTGCGCAAACGCGTGCTGGAGCTGGTCTGGCAGAGCCACAAGCCACTGGGCGCCTACGACATCCTCGGCGTGCTCAGCGAGGAAGACGGCCGTCGCGCCGCGCCGCCGACCGTCTATCGGGCGCTGGATTTCCTCCTGGAAAACGGCCTGGTGCACCGCATCGCCTCGCTCAACGCCTTTATCGGCTGCATCCACCCTGGCGAGCTGCACCAGGGCCAGTTCCTCATCTGCAAGACCTGCCACACGGCCATCGAGCTGGAGCAGGCGGCGATCAGGGACGCCATAGTGCAAAGTGCCAGCGAAGTCGGCTTCGCCGTGGAGAGCCAGACCGTGGAAATCGTCGGCCTGTGCGCCGGCTGCCGGGAGCCGCAATGA
- a CDS encoding metal ABC transporter solute-binding protein, Zn/Mn family — MSRLSALVLLCLFSLSARAEVQVLTSIKPLQLIAAAVQEGVGTPGVLLPPGASPHQFALRPSDVRRVQSADLLYWIGPDMETFLPRVLKGREAPAVAVQGLPGLTLRHFGEGEHEHEHDSGEADHDEHDHAHQPGSLDAHLWLLPANARVIAAQMAADLAAADPANAARYQANLQAFGQRLDALDAQLKTRLAPLAGKPFFVFHEAFDYFEAAYGLRHAGVFSVASEVQPGARHVAVMRERLQAAGPSCVFSEPPLRPRLAETLSAGLPVQLAELDALGAQAQSYEQLLDGLAAGMAACLQPL; from the coding sequence GTGTCGCGTCTTTCCGCTCTTGTCCTGTTGTGCCTGTTTTCCCTCTCCGCCCGCGCCGAAGTGCAGGTGCTGACCAGCATCAAGCCGCTGCAGCTGATTGCCGCTGCCGTGCAGGAAGGCGTCGGCACGCCGGGCGTGCTGCTGCCGCCGGGCGCCTCGCCGCACCAGTTCGCCCTGCGTCCGTCCGATGTGCGCCGGGTGCAGAGCGCAGACCTGCTGTACTGGATCGGCCCGGACATGGAAACCTTCCTGCCGCGTGTCCTGAAAGGTCGCGAGGCTCCGGCGGTCGCCGTGCAGGGCTTGCCGGGCCTGACGCTGCGTCACTTCGGTGAAGGCGAGCACGAGCATGAGCACGACAGTGGCGAGGCCGATCACGACGAGCATGACCACGCCCACCAGCCCGGCAGCCTCGACGCCCACCTGTGGCTGCTGCCGGCCAATGCGCGGGTGATCGCCGCGCAGATGGCTGCCGACCTGGCCGCTGCCGACCCGGCCAATGCCGCGCGCTACCAGGCCAACCTGCAGGCCTTCGGCCAACGCCTGGATGCCCTGGATGCTCAGCTGAAGACGCGCCTGGCGCCACTGGCCGGCAAGCCGTTCTTCGTCTTCCACGAGGCCTTCGACTACTTCGAGGCGGCCTATGGCCTGCGCCATGCCGGGGTGTTCAGCGTGGCCAGCGAAGTGCAGCCCGGCGCCCGCCATGTCGCCGTCATGCGCGAACGCCTGCAGGCAGCCGGGCCGAGTTGCGTATTCAGCGAACCGCCGCTGCGCCCGCGTTTGGCGGAAACTCTCAGCGCCGGCCTGCCAGTACAGCTGGCCGAACTGGATGCCCTGGGCGCCCAGGCACAGAGCTACGAGCAGCTGCTGGATGGCCTGGCCGCGGGCATGGCGGCCTGCCTGCAACCGCTCTGA
- a CDS encoding homoserine kinase codes for MSVFTPLERHELEAFLEPYGLGRLKDFQGISAGTENSNFFISLEGGEYVLTLVERGPRADMPFFIALLERLHQAGLPVPYAVPTQQGETLRELAEKPAILQPRLAGKHISQPNAHHCAEIGSWLARLHLATQGEILERRSDRGLDWMLEEGPVLALELHDEQLPLLRASLHEVAELKARLLALPRANLHADLFRDNALFDGNQLAGVIDFYNACSGPMLYDLAITVNDWCSQADDSLDGPRTRALLGAYAALRPFTRAEAELWPAMLRIACLRFWLSRLIAVRRFQGRDVLVKDPNEFQRRLAQRQQVSQLLPLAL; via the coding sequence ATGTCGGTCTTCACCCCCCTGGAACGCCACGAACTGGAAGCCTTTCTCGAACCCTACGGGCTGGGGCGGCTGAAGGATTTCCAGGGCATCAGCGCCGGTACCGAGAACAGCAATTTCTTCATCAGCCTGGAAGGCGGTGAATATGTGCTGACCCTGGTCGAGCGCGGGCCACGGGCCGACATGCCGTTCTTCATCGCCCTGCTCGAACGCCTGCACCAGGCCGGCCTGCCGGTACCCTACGCGGTACCGACGCAGCAGGGCGAGACCCTGCGCGAACTGGCGGAGAAGCCGGCGATCCTGCAGCCGCGCCTGGCCGGCAAGCACATCAGCCAGCCCAACGCCCACCACTGCGCCGAGATTGGCAGCTGGCTGGCGCGCCTGCACCTGGCGACCCAGGGCGAGATCCTCGAACGCCGCAGCGACCGTGGCCTCGACTGGATGCTCGAGGAAGGCCCGGTACTGGCCCTGGAGCTGCACGACGAACAGCTGCCGCTGCTGCGCGCCAGCCTGCACGAAGTGGCCGAGCTGAAAGCGCGCCTGCTGGCGCTGCCGCGAGCCAACCTGCACGCCGACCTGTTCCGCGACAACGCGCTGTTCGACGGCAACCAGCTGGCCGGAGTGATCGACTTCTACAACGCCTGCTCGGGGCCGATGCTCTACGACCTGGCGATCACGGTGAACGACTGGTGCTCGCAGGCCGACGACAGCCTCGACGGGCCGCGCACCCGCGCCCTGCTCGGCGCCTATGCCGCCCTGCGCCCCTTCACGCGCGCCGAGGCCGAGCTGTGGCCGGCCATGCTGCGCATCGCCTGCCTGCGTTTCTGGCTGTCACGCCTGATCGCCGTGCGACGCTTCCAGGGCCGCGACGTGCTGGTCAAGGACCCCAACGAGTTCCAGCGCCGCCTGGCGCAGCGCCAGCAGGTCAGCCAGCTCCTACCGCTCGCCCTCTGA
- a CDS encoding DUF2782 domain-containing protein produces the protein MRVLNRLLLASLLAVSPLYAIAADDAPDADPEVTIRQEGDKTIQEYRQNGFLYAIKVTPKNGKPYFLVRADGSDGNFIRSDDPDMLIPAWEIFKW, from the coding sequence ATGCGCGTACTCAACCGCCTGTTGCTCGCCAGCCTGCTGGCTGTCAGCCCGCTCTATGCCATCGCCGCCGACGACGCACCGGATGCCGACCCGGAAGTGACGATCCGCCAGGAGGGCGACAAGACCATCCAGGAATACCGGCAGAACGGCTTTCTCTACGCCATCAAGGTCACCCCGAAGAACGGCAAGCCCTACTTCCTGGTGCGCGCCGATGGCAGCGACGGCAATTTCATCCGCTCGGATGACCCGGACATGCTGATCCCGGCCTGGGAAATCTTTAAGTGGTGA
- the polA gene encoding DNA polymerase I, with product MSNAPLVLVDGSSYLYRAFHALPPLANSKGLQTGAVKGVLNMLKSLRKQYPDSPFAVVFDAKGGTFRDAIFAEYKANRPPMPDELRGQVEPLHASVRALGYPLLCVEGVEADDVIGTLARQTAALGRDVVISTGDKDMAQLVCPHVTLVNTMTGSVYDVDGVKGKFGVGPELIIDYLALMGDKVDNIPGVPGVGEKTALGLLVGVGGGLDVLYANLDKVAELPIRGAKTLPAKLAEHKEMAYLSYELATIKLDVALDVGVDDLYPGEPNRAALVELYSELEFKGWLDELQREKPKARPATVPAPSGGLFDQPEPVAAEVGEPDAEQPAASESRYETVLEQAQFDAWLKKLQAAELIAFDTETTSLDPQQAQVVGVSFAVTAGEAAYVPLAHSYMGVPAQLDRDAVLRALKPILEDPAKAKVGQHAKYDMNVLANASTPIMVQGVAFDTMLESYVLDSTATRHDMDSLAMKYLDHSTIRFEDIAGKGAKQLTFDQIALEQAGPYAAEDADITLRLHQCLWQKLEATPSLAKVLREIEMPLVPVLARIERQGALVDAKLLGEHSVELGERLVELERQAFAIAGEEFNLGSPKQLGAILYEKLGLPVISKTATGQASTAEAVLAELAEQDYELPKVLMQYRSLSKLKSTYTDRLPEQINPRTGRIHTSYHQAVAATGRLSSTDPNLQNIPIRTAEGRRIRQAFVAPQGYKLLAADYSQIELRIMAHLAKDESLLDAFRHGRDVHRATAAEVFGVALDEVTSDQRRSAKAINFGLIYGMSAFGLAKQIGCDRKQAQAYIDVYFHRYPGVLAYMERTREQATQQGYVETLFGRRLYLPDIHAKNPALRKGAERTAINAPMQGTAADIMKRAMIAVDAWLPQSGLDAKVILQVHDELVLEVREDQIEALKAGLLPLMSGAAELDVPLLVEAGVGNNWDEAH from the coding sequence ATGTCTAACGCCCCTCTGGTTCTGGTCGACGGTTCCTCCTATCTCTACCGCGCCTTCCATGCCCTGCCGCCGCTGGCCAACTCCAAGGGCCTGCAGACCGGCGCGGTGAAGGGCGTGCTGAACATGCTCAAGAGCCTGCGCAAACAGTACCCGGACAGCCCCTTCGCGGTGGTGTTCGACGCCAAGGGCGGCACCTTCCGCGATGCCATCTTCGCCGAGTACAAGGCCAACCGCCCGCCGATGCCGGACGAGCTGCGCGGCCAGGTCGAGCCGCTGCATGCCAGCGTCCGCGCCCTTGGCTACCCGCTGCTGTGCGTCGAGGGCGTGGAGGCCGACGACGTGATCGGCACCCTGGCCCGGCAGACCGCGGCCCTGGGCCGCGACGTGGTGATCTCCACCGGCGACAAGGACATGGCGCAGCTGGTCTGCCCGCACGTTACTCTGGTCAACACCATGACCGGAAGCGTCTACGACGTGGATGGCGTGAAAGGGAAATTCGGTGTCGGCCCTGAGCTCATCATCGACTACCTGGCGCTGATGGGTGACAAGGTGGACAACATTCCCGGGGTGCCCGGCGTCGGCGAAAAGACCGCGCTGGGCCTGCTGGTCGGCGTCGGTGGCGGCCTCGATGTGCTCTACGCCAACCTCGACAAGGTGGCCGAGCTGCCGATCCGCGGTGCCAAGACCCTGCCGGCCAAGCTCGCCGAGCACAAGGAGATGGCCTACCTGTCCTACGAGCTGGCGACCATCAAGCTGGATGTCGCGCTGGATGTCGGAGTCGATGACCTTTATCCCGGTGAGCCCAACCGCGCGGCCCTGGTCGAGCTGTACAGCGAGCTGGAGTTCAAGGGCTGGCTGGACGAACTGCAGCGCGAGAAGCCCAAGGCCCGCCCGGCCACGGTGCCGGCGCCCAGTGGCGGCCTGTTCGATCAGCCCGAACCGGTGGCGGCCGAGGTGGGCGAGCCGGACGCAGAGCAACCGGCCGCCAGCGAATCGCGCTACGAAACCGTGCTGGAGCAGGCGCAGTTCGATGCCTGGCTGAAGAAACTGCAGGCGGCCGAGCTGATCGCCTTCGATACCGAGACCACCAGCCTCGACCCGCAGCAGGCGCAGGTGGTCGGCGTATCCTTCGCCGTCACTGCTGGCGAGGCGGCCTATGTGCCGCTGGCCCACTCCTATATGGGCGTGCCGGCGCAGCTGGATCGCGACGCGGTGCTGCGCGCGCTCAAGCCGATTCTCGAAGATCCGGCCAAGGCCAAGGTCGGCCAGCACGCCAAGTACGACATGAACGTGCTGGCCAATGCCTCGACGCCGATCATGGTGCAGGGCGTAGCCTTCGACACCATGCTCGAATCCTATGTGCTGGACTCCACGGCCACCCGTCACGACATGGACAGCCTGGCCATGAAGTACCTCGACCACAGCACCATCCGCTTCGAGGACATCGCCGGCAAGGGCGCCAAGCAGCTGACCTTCGACCAGATCGCCCTGGAACAGGCCGGGCCCTACGCGGCGGAAGACGCCGACATAACCCTGCGCCTGCACCAGTGCCTGTGGCAGAAGCTCGAAGCCACCCCGAGCCTGGCCAAGGTGCTGCGCGAGATCGAGATGCCGCTGGTGCCGGTGCTGGCGCGTATCGAGCGCCAGGGCGCGCTGGTCGATGCCAAGCTGCTCGGCGAGCACAGCGTCGAACTGGGCGAGCGCCTGGTCGAGCTGGAGCGCCAGGCCTTTGCCATCGCCGGCGAGGAATTCAACCTGGGTTCGCCCAAGCAGCTCGGTGCGATCCTCTACGAGAAACTCGGTCTGCCGGTGATCAGCAAGACCGCCACCGGCCAGGCTTCGACCGCCGAAGCGGTGCTGGCCGAACTGGCCGAGCAGGACTACGAACTACCCAAGGTGCTGATGCAGTACCGCAGCCTGAGCAAGCTGAAGAGCACCTACACCGACCGCCTGCCGGAGCAGATCAACCCGCGCACCGGGCGCATCCACACCAGCTACCACCAGGCGGTGGCGGCGACCGGGCGGCTGTCGTCGACCGATCCGAATCTGCAGAACATCCCGATCCGCACCGCCGAAGGCCGGCGTATTCGCCAGGCGTTCGTCGCGCCCCAGGGCTACAAGCTGCTGGCGGCGGACTACTCGCAGATCGAGCTGCGCATCATGGCCCACCTGGCCAAGGACGAGAGCCTGCTGGACGCTTTCCGCCATGGCCGCGATGTGCACCGCGCCACCGCCGCCGAGGTGTTCGGCGTGGCCCTGGATGAAGTCACCAGCGACCAGCGCCGCAGCGCCAAGGCGATCAACTTCGGCCTGATCTACGGCATGAGCGCCTTCGGCCTGGCCAAGCAGATCGGCTGCGACCGCAAGCAGGCGCAGGCCTATATCGATGTGTACTTCCACCGCTATCCCGGTGTGCTGGCCTACATGGAGCGTACTCGTGAGCAGGCCACCCAGCAGGGCTACGTCGAGACCCTGTTCGGTCGCCGCCTGTACCTGCCGGATATCCATGCGAAGAACCCGGCGCTGCGCAAAGGCGCCGAGCGCACCGCGATCAACGCGCCGATGCAGGGCACCGCGGCGGACATCATGAAGCGCGCGATGATCGCCGTGGATGCCTGGCTGCCGCAGTCCGGGCTGGATGCCAAGGTGATCCTGCAGGTACACGACGAACTGGTGCTGGAGGTTCGCGAAGACCAGATCGAGGCGCTCAAGGCCGGCCTGCTGCCGCTGATGAGCGGTGCCGCCGAGCTGGATGTGCCGCTGCTGGTCGAGGCGGGAGTCGGCAACAACTGGGATGAGGCGCACTAA
- the yihA gene encoding ribosome biogenesis GTP-binding protein YihA/YsxC — protein MQPKNPIIGLCQQATFMISAAKVDQCPPDEGFEVAFAGRSNAGKSSALNTLTHASLARTSKTPGRTQLLNFFTLDEERRLVDLPGYGYAKVPIPLKQHWQRHLEAYLSSRESLAGLILMMDIRHPLTEFDRMMLDWSQASGMRLHILLTKADKLTFGAAKNALLKVRQDIRKGWGEGVSIQLFSAPKRQGVEEAQAVLAGWMGLLEEAEEGGDHDFAS, from the coding sequence ATGCAACCCAAGAATCCCATCATTGGTCTGTGCCAACAGGCTACCTTCATGATCAGTGCGGCCAAGGTCGACCAGTGCCCGCCCGATGAGGGCTTTGAAGTGGCCTTCGCCGGGCGCTCCAACGCCGGCAAGTCCAGCGCACTGAACACCCTGACCCACGCCAGCCTGGCGCGTACGTCGAAGACCCCGGGGCGCACCCAACTGCTCAACTTCTTCACGCTGGACGAAGAGCGCCGCCTGGTCGACCTGCCCGGTTATGGCTACGCCAAGGTGCCGATCCCGCTCAAGCAGCACTGGCAGCGCCACCTGGAAGCCTACCTGAGCAGCCGCGAGAGCCTGGCCGGGCTGATCCTGATGATGGACATCCGCCATCCGCTGACCGAGTTCGACCGCATGATGCTCGACTGGTCGCAGGCCAGCGGCATGCGTTTGCATATCCTGCTGACCAAGGCCGACAAGCTGACCTTTGGCGCGGCGAAGAACGCCCTGCTCAAGGTGCGCCAGGACATTCGCAAGGGCTGGGGTGAGGGTGTCAGCATCCAGCTGTTCTCGGCGCCCAAGCGCCAGGGCGTCGAGGAAGCGCAGGCCGTGCTGGCCGGCTGGATGGGGCTGCTTGAAGAAGCCGAGGAAGGTGGCGATCACGATTTCGCGAGCTAA
- a CDS encoding cytochrome c5 family protein — MKRALVGAVVLCALSGTLQAAQDAEAVYAKACSACHNGQLPMAPKRGDKAAWEPRLAKGTDALVQSVTNGLNAMPPRGLCMDCSAEDYQAVIKLMSE, encoded by the coding sequence ATGAAAAGAGCATTGGTTGGTGCGGTTGTCCTGTGTGCCCTGTCCGGTACGTTGCAGGCAGCGCAGGATGCCGAAGCGGTGTATGCCAAGGCCTGTTCGGCCTGCCACAATGGACAATTGCCGATGGCGCCCAAGCGGGGCGACAAGGCAGCTTGGGAGCCGCGGCTGGCCAAGGGCACCGATGCCCTGGTACAGAGCGTGACCAACGGTTTGAATGCCATGCCACCCCGTGGCCTGTGCATGGATTGCAGTGCCGAGGACTACCAGGCCGTCATCAAGTTGATGAGCGAGTAG
- a CDS encoding cytochrome c, with translation MNKVLVSLLLTLGVSAAAHAADAIVGDAKAGQAKTAVCGACHGPDGNSAAPNFPKLAGQGERYLRKQIHDIKGGKRQVLEMTGILNNLSEQDIADIAAYFASQKMGVGAADPKLVDAGEALFRGGKVEEGMPACTGCHSPNGAGNAAAGFPHLGGQHATYVAKQLTNFREGERTNDGDTMVMRSIAAKLSNKDIAAVSSYIQGLH, from the coding sequence ATGAACAAAGTACTCGTGAGCCTGCTGTTGACCCTGGGTGTCTCCGCTGCCGCGCATGCCGCCGACGCCATCGTCGGCGATGCCAAGGCTGGCCAGGCCAAGACCGCCGTGTGCGGCGCCTGTCACGGTCCGGACGGCAACAGCGCCGCACCGAACTTCCCGAAACTGGCTGGCCAGGGCGAGCGCTACCTGCGCAAGCAGATCCATGACATCAAGGGCGGCAAGCGCCAGGTGCTGGAAATGACCGGCATCCTGAACAACCTCAGCGAGCAGGATATCGCCGACATCGCCGCCTACTTCGCCAGCCAGAAGATGGGTGTCGGCGCTGCCGACCCGAAACTGGTCGATGCCGGTGAAGCGCTGTTCCGCGGTGGCAAGGTCGAAGAAGGCATGCCGGCCTGCACCGGTTGCCACTCGCCGAATGGCGCCGGCAACGCCGCTGCCGGCTTCCCGCACTTGGGTGGCCAGCATGCGACCTACGTGGCCAAGCAGCTGACCAACTTCCGCGAAGGCGAGCGCACCAACGATGGCGACACCATGGTCATGCGTTCCATCGCTGCCAAGCTGAGCAACAAGGATATCGCTGCGGTTTCCAGCTATATCCAGGGCCTGCACTGA